The Euphorbia lathyris chromosome 8, ddEupLath1.1, whole genome shotgun sequence genome has a window encoding:
- the LOC136203447 gene encoding transcription initiation factor TFIID subunit 10: MNNSSQSQQSGDGRHDDDAALTEFLSSLMDYTPTIPDELVEHYLAKSGFQCPDVRLIRLVAVATQKFVAEVASDALQQCKARQTTVVKDKRDKQQKEKRLTLTMEDLSKALRDYGVNVKHQEYFADSPSTGMDPAARDE, encoded by the exons ATGAACAATAGTAGCCAGAGCCAACAATCAGGTGATGGGAGGCACGATGATGATGCAGCTCTCACCGAATTCCTCTCTTCCTTGATGGATTACACTCCTACT ATACCCGATGAATTGGTGGAGCATTACTTGGCCAAGAGTGGGTTTCAATGCCCTGATGTTCGACT AATTAGATTAGTTGCAGTTGCTACTCAGAAATTTGTTGCAGAGGTTGCGAGTGATGCACTTCA GCAATGCAAGGCTCGTCAAACAACAGTTGTCAAAGATAAAAGAGACAAGCAGCAAAAG GAAAAACGCCTGACTTTGACCATGGAGGACCTTTCCAAGGCATTGCGTGAT TACGGCGTTAATGTGAAGCACCAGGAGTATTTTGCTGATAGTCCATCAACGGGAATGGATCCTGCAGCAAGAGATGAGTAA